One Nematostella vectensis chromosome 10, jaNemVect1.1, whole genome shotgun sequence genomic window carries:
- the LOC5510600 gene encoding uncharacterized protein LOC5510600, which produces MPRKCQYESEYHANFKPFEVQLNKEPKFSPAKPKVQETKVAETLHKSSHNTHNHEDDKENRALEYKAGLAPAMPRTKKQRYVSEYQKQFYWKKPVGREAPILSAEKVVFSSQDNLPPAKPVKISMPTKSEYQLQFVKYPLVTTLRDDECAGSQGKEKEAGANKKAELQPPAGVASSPDKQQTPLPLAPEVPYKPMKFQSEYHTNFQPPSMFDYIDGAWVGADPPHLYPPEKPSDNVHPVTLSWFKQVTELRNKAQSYRTRARGDSQFLGILKSLEEQQSITLEKANKRTPSAQHRLRDDEANRVPDMRIECLEERQEKAQPVSDHMIRKAETGNQEKRNEFSSKNNNNEHGIHLAPTDDRASIDQGSGHRKREAWAEPGPIYPRAAIPPYGVSESLPTSRSASSIGSDSMSDVTLTDDLMNERPRSTPDDKMRKPTTGLRDVAIQHAQGEGEVGIDPPRVSTREENSRSRVEDQTLRGKGIGKAKDARVTHLRRLPTLHELNEPIDDRTRKLFTGRHHVASDDRSPRNDSPPARQPPEQQQVDSKTRKLFTGRPLETSDSTDLGLSVDTSASNSTTHSSLPPPRVDSRTKHIHMGRPAGGRATSTESESYSSGDELSSSLSSDALSFEAMKKRKDLATKTLQRARNRGARF; this is translated from the exons atgcCTCGCAAGTGTCAG TATgaaagtgagtatcacgcgaATTTCAAGCCATTCGAGGTCCAGCTTAATAAGGAGCCGAAGTTTTCGCCTGCGAAGCCGAAAGTGCAAGAAACCAAAGTAGCTGAAACTCTCCACAAATCTAGCCACAACACGCATAACCACGAAGATGATAAG gagaaCAGAGCATTAGAGTACAAAGCAGGTTTGGCTCCTGCAATGCCTCGCACAAAAAAGCAACGATATGTCTCTGAGTATCAAAAACAGTTTTACTGGAAAAAGCCTGTGGGTAGAGAAGCCCCAATCCTGTCTGCAGAAAAGGTTGTATTCAGTTCACAAGATAACCTCCCTCCTGCAAAGCCTGTGAAAATAAGCATGCCTACCAAGAGTGAGTACCAATTGCAGTTTGTGAAGTACCCATTAGTTACCACCCTTCGGGATGATGAGTGTGCAGGTAGTCAAGGAAAGGAAAAAGAAGCTGGAGCCAACAAGAAAGCCGAGCTCCAGCCACCAGCAG GTGTGGCTAGCTCCCCtgataaacaacaaacacCCCTTCCATTGGCTCCAGAAGTACCTTACAAGCCAATGAA ATTCCAGAGTGAATACCACACCAATTTCCAGCCCCCGTCGATGTTTGATTATATTGATGGGGCATGGGTGGGGGCAGATCCCCCCCACTTGTACCCTCCGGAGAAA CCTTCTGATAATGTTCATCCCGTCACTCTTTCGTGGTTCAAGCAG GTGACAGAGCTGCGTAACAAAGCGCAAAGCTACAGAACACGCGCGCGGGGAGACTCGCAATTCCTAGGCATCCTCAAGTCTCTTGAGGAACAGCAGTCAATCACCCTGGAAAAAGCCAATAAGAGAACGCCATCTGCTCAACATAGGTTAAGAGATGACGAAGCCAACCGAGTGCCGGACATGCGCATAGAGTGTTTAGAGGAACGACAGGAGAAAGCTCAGCCGGTGTCAGATCACATGATTCGAAAAGCAGAGACTGGAAATCAGGAAAAGCGAAATGAGTTTAGcagtaaaaataataataacgaaCATGGCATCCACCTCGCTCCGACCGATGACCGCGCGAGTATCGACCAAGGATCCGGTCATCGGAAGCGTGAAGCATGGGCCGAACCGGGACCGATCTATCCTCGTGCCGCCATCCCGCCGTATGGCGTATCCGAGAGTTTGCCGACGAGTCGGTCGGCCTCGTCCATCGGGTCGGACTCGATGTCCGACGTGACGCTAACTGACGACCTGATGAATGAGCGGCCGCGGTCCACTCCGGACGATAAGATGAGGAAACCCACGACGGGTCTTCGAGATGTGGCAATACAGCACGCTCAGGGTGAGGGTGAGGTGGGGATCGACCCGCCGCGAGTATCAACTCGAGAAGAAAACTCGCGCTCGCGAGTTGAAGACCAAACTTTGCGTGGCAAGGGTATAGGTAAAGCGAAGGATGCGCGAGTTACTCATTTGCGTCGGCTGCCAACCCTGCACGAGTTAAATGAGCCGATAGACGACAGAACCAGAAAGCTTTTCACAGGTCGTCATCACGTTGCCAGCGATGACAGAAGCCCGAGAAACGACTCGCCACCAGCTCGACAGCCACCCGAGCAGCAACAAGTGGACTCTAAGACAAGGAAGCTGTTCACAGGAAGACCCCTGGAAACGAGTGACTCTACCGACCTTGGGTTGAGTGTTGACACTTCAGCGAGTAACTCGACGACTCACTCGTCGTTACCACCGCCCCGAGTTGACAGTAGAACCAAGCACATTCACATGGGCAGACCGGCTGGCGGTAGAGCGACGAGTACCGAGAGTGAGTCGTACTCGTCGGGTGACGAGTTATCGAGTAGTTTGTCTAGTGATGCACTGTCGTTTGAAGCAATGAAGAAGCGCAAGGATCTTGCGACGAAGACACTCCAGCGAGCACGGAACCGCGGAGCGCGGTTTTGA
- the LOC5510601 gene encoding acetylcholinesterase, producing MCYLRVFLLLLCAAFTRSINLTAVVNTTSGPIVGKIEPLATGHTVKKYLGIPFAKAERFENPQFPTPWVEIKEMVQSGKICPQVANPILGLTTELMSEDCLVLDIYAPNITNSSIPVMVFIHGGSYSFGGSRFYDGSALASVGNVIVVIAQYRLGMFGYLYNGNKGNFGMLDQIMALKWVQNNIKSFGGNPQQVTIFGQSAGGGCVSLLMLSPLTNGLFKNVIIQSGSAVAHWAAAYKKEGEEIGRSIAQSMSCPAGEDVIKCLKTRPSSELVAESFRVIVIGISSGKPGLVPVVDGYFLTDKPVSVLKQGNFTKVNVMIGVTNQEGVVLSDAVPGLTAGLSVTSGVQRDAFLVEARRLSLIRDLTPALQESILYRYTDWLNVNSPVSNRDMYIDMVGDAMFTAPAVHSADAFVKQGMKTFLYFWEHRLPNYPGSNVTMPDWLKAYHGADAFMMLTADVTQSILGPDGGLMTDVMKMWTAFARDGKPDAGLAKVTWPEYTAATRQYLSIKPNFTVKSKLRAEHMAFWNDYMPAAISVTPTTAPPTTTPMTTPHTSGQHPVIRTGYLFVGLVLFASMIFVMEDV from the exons ATGTGCTACCTTCGCGTCTTCCTTCTTCTTCTGTGTGCTGCTTTTACGCGCTCTATCAACCTCACCGCCGTGGTCAATACTACAAGCGGGCCAATCGTGGGAAAGATAGAACCTCTAGCCACCGGCCACACGGTCAAGAAATATCTAGGAATTCCATTTGCCAAGGCAGAGCGTTTTGAAAACCCTCAATTCCCTACGCCATGGGTAGAGATCAAAGAAATGGTTCAATCGGGAAAAATATGCCCACAAGTTGCGAACCCCATATTAGGGCTTACCACGGAGCTTATGAGCGAGGACTGTTTGGTTCTAGACATCTATGCGCCTAACATAACCAACTCATCTATTCCGGTCATGGTGTTTATTCATGGCGGCTCGTATTCCTTTGGCGGTAGTCGGTTCTATGATGGTAGCGCTCTGGCAAGCGTAGGAAATGTGATCGTGGTGATAGCTCAGTACCGGCTGGGAATGTTTGGTTATCTTTATAATGGGAACAAGGGTAATTTTGGGATGCTCGATCAGATAATGGCGTTAAAGTGGGTGCAGAACAATATTAAAAG CTTTGGCGGTAACCCTCAGCAAGTGACCATATTTGGACAGTCCGCAGGCGGAGGCTGCGTATCTCTACTAATGCTGTCACCGCTGACCAATGGCTTGTTCAAGAACGTCATCATCCAGAGCGGGTCAGCGGTTGCTCACTGGGCGGCCGCGTATAAAAAGGAGGGCGAGGAAATTGGGAG ATCAATTGCACAATCAATGAGTTGCCCAGCTGGTGAAGATGTTATAAAGTGCCTCAAAACACGCCCTTCATCTGAATTGGTGGCCGAGAGCTTTAGAGTTATTGTTATCGGTATTAGCAGTGGTAAACCTGGACTGGTGCCTGTCGTGGATGGATACTTTCTCACTG ATAAACCAGTGTCGGTACTGAAACAAGGCAACTTTACAAAGGTCAACGTCATGATAGGAGTCACCAACCAGGAAGGGGTCGTGCTATCTGATGCTGTACCAG GGTTGACCGCAGGCCTCAGCGTGACATCTGGAGTACAACGTGACGCCTTCCTGGTCGAAGCACGAAGACTATCCCTCATACGTGACCTCACACCCGCTCTACAGGAATCAATATTGTACAGATACACTGATTGGCTGAATGTGAACAGTCCAGTCAGCAACCGTGATATGTACATCGATATGGTTGGCGACGCCATGTTTACTGCGCCTGCAGTCCACTCAGCGGATGCTTTTGTAAAGCAAGGGATGAAGACGTTTCTCTATTTTTGGgaacacaggctacccaacTATCCGGGCAGCAACGTGACGATGCCTGACTGGCTCAAGGCGTATCACGGTGCAGATGCATTCATGATGTTAACGGCTGATGTCACGCAAAGCATCCTTGGGCCTGATGGCGGGTTAATGACGGATGTGATGAAGATGTGGACTGCCTTTGCACGGGATGG AAAACCCGACGCAGGTCTAGCCAAAGTCACTTGGCCCGAGTATACCGCGGCCACAAGGCAATACCTGTCAATCAAGCCTAACTTCACGGTGAAGTCCAAGCTACGCGCTGAACACATGGCATTTTGGAATGACTATATGCCTGCCGCCATAAGTGTCACGCCCACCACAGCACCCCCAACGACGACACCGATGACGACACCGCACACGTCGGGTCAACACCCGGTTATACGAACAG gttatCTGTTCGTTGGATTAGTGCTTTTTGCATCCATGATCTTTGTGATGGAGGACGTTTGA
- the LOC5510619 gene encoding cholinesterase 1 — MCYLRVFLFLLGASLAHSYNFTAVVTTTSGPIIGEIVSLSTGHTVRKYLGVPFAKAERFENPQPPTPWKEVKQAILPGKICPQVEIPIAGQTTAIMSEDCLILDVYAPNITNSSLPVMVFIHGGGFFAGGARSFDGSFQATIGNVIVVVIQYRLGVFGYLYNGKKGNFGMLDQIMALKWVQKNIKSFGGNPQQVTIYGESAGGASVALLMLSPLTVGLFKNVIIQSGSAVANYATAYKDEGVKVSRLVGESLKCSSEEDVFVCLKTKPVNELVDEGVRSVSYGLRTGKPGLVPVVDGYFLTDTPLSLLQRGDFRNINVMIGVTNFECLLTNVLPLPPRLSFGINVTFGVQRDIFLTEARSLSLIRGLTTTLRESVVYRYTDWLNVNSPISNRGMFIDMIGDSMFTAPAVHSADAFIKHGLKTYFYCWEHRLPNYPGTNVIMPAWVKAYHSADLHFLIDIGIRKGIQGPEAGFILNTLKIWANFATHGKPDAGLAEVTWPEYTAATRQYLSIKPNFTVESKLRAEHVAFWNDYLPAAINATPVTAPPSTCGQESVKQTGSFVLGLPLLLLWICFIKMAE, encoded by the exons ATGTGCTACCTTCGCGTCTTCCTTTTTCTCCTGGGTGCTTCCCTCGCGCACTCATACAACTTCACCGCTGTGGTCACCACTACAAGCGGGCCCATCATTGGGGAGATAGTGTCTCTATCTACCGGCCACACGGTTAGAAAATATTTAGGAGTTCCTTTCGCCAAAGCAGAACGATTTGAAAACCCTCAACCCCCTACTCCATGGAAAGAGGTCAAGCAAGCGATCCTTCCAGGGAAAATATGCCCGCAAGTAGAGATTCCAATTGCTGGACAAACCACGGCCATTATGAGCGAGGACTGTTTGATTCTAGACGTCTATGCGCCTAACATAACCAACTCCTCTCTCCCAGTCATGGTCTTTATACATGGAGGAGGATTTTTTGCAGGCGGCGCACGATCTTTTGATGGCAGTTTTCAAGCAACCATAGGAAATGTGATCGTTGTGGTAATTCAGTACCGGCTGGGAGTGTTTGGGTATCTTTATAATGGGAAGAAGGGAAATTTTGGTATGCTCGATCAGATTATGGCACTGAAGTGGGTACAGAAGAATATTAAGAG CTTTGGAGGTAATCCGCAGCAAGTGACCATATACGGAGAATCTGCGGGGGGCGCTAGTGTCGCCTTGCTAATGCTGTCACCGCTGACCGTTGGCTTGTTCAAGAATGTTATAATTCAGAGCGGTTCAGCGGTTGCAAACTATGCAACTGCGTATAAGGATGAGGGAGTGAAAGTTTCAAG GTTGGTCGGAGAATCTCTGAAATGCTCTTCTGAAGAAGACGTCTTTGTTTGTCTGAAGACTAAACCCGTAAATGAGCTTGTGGACGAAGGGGTCAGGAGCGTTTCGTACGGACTCAGAACCGGTAAACCAGGACTAGTTCCTGTCGTTGATGGATACTTCCTTACAG ATACTCCATTGTCTCTCCTACAACGAGGCGACTTCAGAAACATCAACGTTATGATTGGTGTCACTAATTTCGAATGTTTGCTGACAAATGTCTTGCCAT TGCCACCTCGTCTGTCTTTTGGCATCAACGTGACATTTGGAGTACAACGCGACATCTTCCTGACCGAAGCACGAAGCCTCTCCCTCATTCGTGGTCTCACAACCACTCTGCGTGAATCCGTGGTGTACAGATACACTGATTGGCTGAATGTGAACAGCCCAATCAGCAATCGTGGTATGTTCATCGATATGATTGGCGACTCCATGTTTACTGCGCCTGCAGTCCACTCAGCGGATGCATTTATCAAACACGGTTTGAAGACGTATTTCTATTGTTGGGAACACAGGCTTCCCAACTATCCGGGGACCAATGTGATAATGCCAGCATGGGTTAAGGCATACCACTCAGCTGACCTACACTTTTTGATTGACATTGGTATTCGGAAGGGGATTCAAGGACCGGAAGCTGGATTTATTTTGAACACGTTGAAAATATGGGCTAACTTCGCCACACATGG gaaacccgacgCTGGACTAGCCGAAGTCACTTGGCCCGAGTACACCGCGGCCACAAGGCAATACCTGTCAATCAAGCCAAACTTCACGGTGGAGTCCAAGCTACGCGCTGAACACGTGGCATTTTGGAATGACTACCTGCCTGCTGCTATTAACGCCACGCCCGTCACAGCACCCCCGAGCACGTGTGGGCAGGAGAGTGTCAAACAGACAG GTTCCTTTGTTCTTGGATTACCGCTTCTGCTGCTTTGGATCTGTTTCATTAAAATGGCGgagtga
- the LOC5510602 gene encoding nudC domain-containing protein 2: protein MADHFDERSGVVPCKTSWGSWAQTIDEIFIEVDLPEGTRGKDVKCVIKPTHISCVVKGNEVFKGEMGGKVLPNDSTWTIEDKKLLRIVLVKSGRDAANCWKSLLSDQYLADPWVFNEMEKKLTLERFQKENPGFDFSGAEVTGNYSGGGPKFPSYS, encoded by the exons atggcggaccaTTTTGATGAGCGTAGTGGAGTGGTTCCGTGTAAGACGTCTTGGGGCTCATGGGCGCAGACGATAGACGAAATCTTCATTGAAGTAGACTTGCCTGAGGGAACGCGAGGCAAGGATGTCAAATGCGTTATTAAACCGACTCATATCTCATGCGTTGTCAAAGGAAACGAGGTCTTCAAG GGTGAGATGGGAGGAAAGGTGTTACCCAATGACAGTACATGGACAATTG AGGATAAGAAGCTTCTTCGTATTGTTCTTGTCAAGTCTGGAAGGGATGCTGCAAACTGTTGGAAGTCGCTTCTTTCAGACCAGTACTTGGCAGACCCTTGGGTATTCAACGAAATGGAGAAAAAGCTCACTCTTGAAAGATTTCAAAAAGAG aatccTGGGTTTGACTTCAGTGGTGCTGAGGTGACTGGTAACTACTCTGGTGGAGGACCTAAATTTCCATCATACAGCTGA
- the LOC116617241 gene encoding uncharacterized protein LOC116617241, giving the protein MTTRKKSLLENYAHASFDELQEKSAYPETLTITEFRQYRNRGLSHISDATYLFFLDLEQERVQLLNIKQLHDKGERLVKECIDELLSNTDLRRKWYSLFPLQSDDKILGELYTDVITRYAKMGAGQFLRDYRLAMKIAKTNAHRVEIKKRKKRKECLEKKVPMAEMEKDSGHKRKSHARLVVLAGDGTDLEVFCPVYLKIELTRLCKAYEIPTTPKTTKKQMSEALVQKIPSLSAMPSPSLLNNYIVQTANEGLNLTIRRV; this is encoded by the exons ATGaccacaagaaaaaaatctcTCCTTGAAAACTACGCTCACGCCTCGTTTGATGAACTTCAAGAGAAATCTGCCTATCCGGAGACATTAACAATTACGGAATTCAGACAATATAGGAATAGAGGGCTGAGTCATATTTCAGATGCTACATACTTGTTTTTTCTAGATCTAGAGCAAGAAAGAGTTCAACTTCTGAATATCAAACAGTTACACGACAAAGGAGAGCGGTTGGTTAAAGAGTGCATTGATGAACTCCTTAGTAACACTGATCTTAGACGAAAATGGTACAGCCTATTTCCGTTGCAATCAGATGACAAG atatTGGGAGAGCTTTATACCGATGTCATCACGAGATATGCAAAGATGGGTGCAGGACAGTTTTTGAGAGATTATAGGCTGGCAATGAAAATTGCAAAGACAAATGCACACAGGGTGGAgattaagaaaagaaaaaagcgcAAGGAGTGCCTGGAGAAGAAGGTCCCCATGGCCGAAATGGAGAAAGATAGCGGACACAAGAGGAAATCCCACGCGCGTCTAGTTGTGTTGGCAGGTGATGGCACGGATTTGGAGGTTTTCTGCCCTGTGTATTTAAAAATAGAACTAACGCGTCTCTGTAAGGCATACGAAATCCCTACAACGCCTAAGACAACCAAGAAGCAAATGTCCGAAGCTTTGGTACAAAAAATTCCGTCCTTATCGGCTATGCCATCGCCTTCTTTGTTAAATAATTACATAGTTCAAACCGCGAATGAAGGACTAAATTTGACTATTAGAAGAGTTTAA
- the LOC5510603 gene encoding chitin synthase regulator SKT5, whose translation MWRSLRHIYIKHSGGCSFRLGQARGISENNEECKQPFASSKAAYEDKTLARSYDLAGAETHFHEGHNLICTLLHDAINQERHKLAKAKGYVGGGERHGNFFCGTLMDEVRLWCTGVVALSSIISCKNLVLDENNRFDISKIPHVLYCLLFPKAPTALAILPVVPSGEPSTSEENSLNKAIASFESQFSECNAATQNKLGVKFAAAREHHKAFALFQRASNNGHPLAQFNLGLCFEHGKGVDKDLNAAAECYKLAASLGHGGALYNLALYHMEGIGGLAKDEAKALELLELAAQSGTWKAQCYLGIYYADESSNHVDYDKAFSYLDQAVAKGDPTAEYYLGVCYERGLGVERNINKAGHLYKSAAKNGNISAQFNMGVFYEHGLGDYDVDRQEALRYYRMAAEAGDDDARHNFIHLSQQMLHASKRQKLDNHGGILMALIQGLNLGGSSGVMSRCSSTPDLNDLNKELPKTHVML comes from the exons ATGTGGCGATCCCTTAGACACA TTTATATCAAGCATTCAGGCGGCTGCAGTTTTCGTCTCGGGCAAGCACGGGGGATTTCCGAGAACAATGAAGAATGCAAGCAGCCTTTCGCCAGCTCTAAAGCTGCTTACGAAGACAAAACTCTCGCCAGGTCGTACGATTTGGCTGGAGCCGAAACACATTTTCACGAGGGTCACAACTTAATATGTACGCTGCTTCACGACGCAATCAATCAAGAAAGACACAAGTTAGCGAAGGCCAAGGGATATGTGGGAGGAGGCGAACGACATGGAAACTTTTTCTGTGGGACACTTATGGATGAAGTGAGATTG TGGTGCACAGGAGTTGTTGCATTATCAAGCATCATCAGCTGCAAAAACCTGGTTCTAGATGAAAATAACAGATTTGACATCTCAAAGATTCCACATGTGCTCTATTGTCTGCTCTTTCCCAAAGCTCCTACAGCACTTGCAATCTTGCCTGTTGTACCAAGTGGCGAGCCTTCGACTTCGGAAGAGAACTCTCTGAACAAAGCTATTGCATCGTTTGAGTCTCAGTTCAGTGAGTGCAATGCAGCAACACAAAATAAACTGGGTGTGAAGTTTGCTGCAGCTAGGGAACACCACAAAGCATTTGCACTGTTCCAGCGAGCAAGCAATAATGGCCACCCTCTTGCTCAATTTAATCTGGGCCTGTGCTTTGAACATGGCAAGGGGGTTGACAAGGACCTGAATGCGGCAGCTGAGTGCTACAAGCTGGCTGCATCTCTTGGCCACGGTGGTGCTTTGTACAACCTTGCATTATACCACATGGAGGGCATTGGGGGCTTAGCTAAAGATGAGGCTAAAGCTTTGGAGTTATTGGAACTTGCTGCACAGTCTGGCACATGGAAAGCGCAATGTTATCTCGGTATCTACTACGCTGATGAGTCCTCAAATCATGTAGACTATGACAAAGCATTCTCATATCTGGACCAAGCTGTGGCAAAGGGTGACCCAACAGCAGAGTATTATCTTGGTGTGTGCTATGAGCGTGGATTAGGTGTTGAACGGAACATCAACAAAGCAGGACACTTGTATAAATCTGCAGCCAAGAATGGAAATATTTCTGCACAGTTTAACATGGGTGTGTTCTATGAACATGGTTTGGGGGATTATGATGTTGATAGGCAAGAGGCCTTGCGTTACTACAGGATGGCAGCAGAggctggtgatgatgatgccaGACATAACTTCATTCACTTATCGCAGCAAATGTTGCATGCTTCAAAAAGGCAAAAACTTGACAATCATGGGGGCATTCTAATGGCTCTTATTCAAGGTCTTAACTTGGGGGGGAGCTCGGGTGTGATGAGTCGCTGCTCTTCAACTCCAGATCTTAATGATCTGAATAAGGAACTGCCAAAGACACATGTAATGCTATGA
- the LOC5510605 gene encoding uncharacterized protein LOC5510605 translates to MEATMFTRILEAVKNRTFKDEKLDVLESYSNDDCTFFSADQVAELVKEFTFDDEKVEAVKICSKNLVPLTCVEASVILKSFGFDDRKVKALKLIGDRIIDPEAYSVFDDDISFSFYQSEVKRLFEAKTQCFDPGNNYGATEQATNLTGYNPYMGNGGTLEYNQNPGYGDSAGFIPAPEYAYYGNYDQSAWYTPAPYGASPEMAPLTAYGPYLGYGQSTDQYSGNTSNIYPEYQIFPAQPSDGFPPYWQ, encoded by the coding sequence ATGGAGGCTACGATGTTCACAAGGATTCTTGAAGCGGTCAAAAACCGTACGTTTAAAGACGAAAAGCTCGATGTTTTGGAGTCTTATTCGAACGACGATTGTACATTTTTCAGCGCTGATCAGGTTGCGGAATTGGTAAAAGAGTTTACTTTTGACGACGAGAAAGTGGAAGCGGTAAAAATCTGCTCGAAAAATCTGGTTCCTCTAACTTGTGTGGAAGCTTCTGTGATATTGAAATCGTTCGGCTTCGACGACCGTAAAGTGAAGGCGCTAAAGCTCATCGGGGATCGGATCATAGACCCAGAGGCTTACAGCGTTTTCGACGATGATATTTCATTCTCATTTTACCAATCAGAAGTAAAGAGACTCTTCGAAGCGAAGACACAATGCTTCGACCCTGGCAATAATTATGGAGCCACCGAGCAAGCAACTAACCTGACTGGATATAACCCCTATATGGGAAACGGGGGGACACTGGAGTATAACCAAAACCCCGGTTACGGAGATTCGGCGGGCTTTATCCCCGCACCTGAATATGCTTATTATGGCAACTATGATCAATCAGCTTGGTATACACCAGCTCCTTATGGTGCCTCTCCGGAGATGGCTCCCTTGACAGCGTATGGGCCCTATCTAGGATATGGACAAAGCACAGATCAGTATTCGGGTAACACATCAAATATATACCCCGAATACCAAATTTTTCCTGCCCAACCAAGCGATGGATTCCCTCCATACTGGCAATAA